One genomic window of Syngnathus acus chromosome 11, fSynAcu1.2, whole genome shotgun sequence includes the following:
- the col11a2 gene encoding collagen alpha-2(XI) chain isoform X4, which yields MDIANCPFRKKRRPWSPDLTSVALVALVLALCQSTLAQAEPVDVLKAMQVTTLPEGVKKVPGFCTSRRSSSPDHAYRISKKAQISAPTKQLFSGRFPENFSIMALVKAHAGLQAFLLSVYSEQGVQQLGVELGRSPVFLYEDQHGKPAPEDYPLFKGVNLADGKWHRIAISVSKKNVTLMLDCKKKMTRALPRSNNAEVDTNGITVFGARLLDEEVFQGDIQQLLIAPNAQAAYDFCEHYSPDCDSPLPKTQAQDPNTYQSQVEETALAGEEETALAGEEVDSMAFNGVEEDRFTEEYVTGDVGQKEYDYSYREYGEPRPETREVEGHFGHALSAVTDEAGAAIRGQKGEKGEPAVLEPGMLIEGPPGSEGPAGPTGPPGSSGPPGSVGDPGERGPPGKGGLPGADGVPGPPGSSVMLPFRFGQSGGDKGPAVSAQEAQAAAILSQARMALKGPPGPMGFTGRPGPLGNPGSHGLKGESGDPGPQGPRGTQGLMGPPGKAGRRGRAGADGARGMPGETGTKGDRGFDGLPGLPGDKGHRGDTGSLGPLGPQGEDGERGDDGEVGPRGVPGEAGPRGLLGPKGPPGIPGPPGVRGNDGPVGPKGNLGPQGEPGPPGQQGTSGTQGMPGPQGPNGPPGEKGPTGKPGLPGMPGADGPPGHPGKEGPTGTKGNQGPNGPQGAIGYPGPRGIKGEQGIRGLKGHKGEKGEDGFPGIKGDFGVKGERGEIGVSGPRGEDGPEGPKGRVGPPGELGPLGPIGEKGKLGVPGLPGYPGRQGPKGSLGSPGFPGSNGEKGTRGLAGKAGPRGQRGPTGPRGQRGPRGATGKPGAKGTSGSDGPPGPLGERGLPGPQGANGFPGPKGPPGPPGKDGLPGHPGQRGEVGFQGKMGPPGPPGVVGPQGPSGETGPLGERGHPGPPGPPGEQGLSGPSGKEGTKGDPGPPGGPGKDGPPGLRGFPGERGLPGTPGGGGLKGSEGPAGPPGPAGSPGERGPAGTAGPVGPPGRPGPQGPPGNAGEKGVPGEKGPIGPAGRDGVQGPVGLPGPAGSPGGPGEDGDKGEVGEPGQKGAKGGKGEHGPPGPPGPMGPVGQPGPAGADGELGPRGQQGPFGAKGDEGSRGFPGAPGPIGLQGLPGPPGEKGENGDVGPLGPPGPPGPRGPAGPNGADGPQGPPGGLGNPGPSGEKGEPGEAGPPGIGGEPGKKGPRGERGEKGEAGQPGTAGAAGGRGRPGDDGPKGNPGPVGFPGDPGPPGEVGPRGQDGAKGEQGENGEQGESGSPGPPGENGPPGPPGKRGPAGTRGPEGRQGEKGTKGETGALGPPGKTGPVGPQGQPGKPGTEGLRGLPGSVGEQGSPGPAGPKGPPGPVGPPGLLGLRGDPGAKGEKGHPGLIGLIGPPGEQGEKGDRGLPGPHGTGGPKGETGMPGGTGPLGPAGPPGPPGPQGVKGAKGASGGSGPKGEKGVPGVPGLPGPPGEVIQPLPIQRSPKSKRSIDASQMVPDLEMPASDTAGAEFLMPSEGMEEIFGSLNSLRQEIETMRFPMGTQDSPARTCQDLRLSQPELQDGEYWIDPNQGCSRDSFKIFCNFTSGETCLYPNKNINMVKMDSWEKETPGSWYSEFATGGKFSYVDSDGEPVGVVQLGFLRLLSVVARQNLTYHCHRSVAWADQSAKDNHDRALHFQAANEEELSYETNPYIKALVDGCSYRKGFDRTVLEINTPQVEHLPLLDIKVSDFGESNQQFGFEVGPVCFQG from the exons ATGGATATTGCAAATTGCCCCTTCCGGAAGAAACGGAGGCCGTGGAGCCCGGACCTGACCTCCGTGGCCCTTGTGGCCCTGGTGCTCGCGCTATGCCAGAGCACCCTGGCGCAGGCAG AACCCGTGGACGTACTGAAGGCCATGCAGGTTACCACCCTCCCTGAGGGCGTGAAGAAAGTCCCGGGCTTCTGCACGTCCCGCCGCTCCAGCAGCCCCGACCACGCCTACCGCATCAGCAAGAAGGCCCAGATCTCAGCCCCCACTAAGCAGCTCTTCTCAG GTCGCTTCCCGGAGAACTTCTCCATTATGGCGCTGGTGAAGGCCCACGCCGGTCTCCAGGCTTTCCTGCTCTCAGTCTACAGCGAGCAGGGCGTTCAGCAGCTGGGCGTTGAGCTCGGCCGCTCGCCCGTCTTCCTGTACGAGGATCAGCACGGCAAgccggcccccgaggactacCCGCTCTTCAAGGGCGTCAACCTGGCTGACGGCAA GTGGCACCGCATTGCAATCTCCGTGTCCAAGAAGAACGTGACACTGATGCTGGACTGCAAGAAGAAGATGACCCGAGCTTTGCCTCGTAGCAACAACGCCGAGGTGGACACCAACGGCATCACCGTTTTCGGAGCCCGCCTGCTCGACGAGGAAGTGTTCCAG GGAGACATCCAGCAGCTTCTGATCGCCCCCAACGCTCAGGCCGCTTATGACTTCTGTGAGCACTACAGCCCCGACTGCGACTCCCCCCTGCCTAAGACGCAGGCGCAAGACCCCAACACATAT CAGTCGCAGGTGGAGGAGACGGCTCTGGCGGGGGAGGAGGAGACGGCTCTGGCGGGGGAGGAGGTGGACTCCATGGCTTTCAACGGCGTCGAAGAGGACCGCTTCACCGAGGAGTATGTGACTGGCGACGTGGGCCAGAAGGAATACGACTATTCCTATCGGGAGTACGGCGAGCCCAGGCCCGAGACCCGAGAGGTGGAAGGCCACTTTGGCCACGCCCTGTCCGCTGTGACAGACGAGGCAGGC GCGGCCATCAGAGGACAGAAGGGTGAGAAAGGAGAGCCCGCCGTGCTCGAACCT GGCATGCTGATCGAGGGACCACCTGGATCTGAAGGCCCTGCT GGACCTACCGGTCCCCCTGGTAGCTCCGGTCCTCCTGGCTCTGTCGGCGATCCCGGTGAGAGG GGACCTCCCGGTAAGGGCGGTCTGCCCGGTGCCGACGGTGTTCCCGGACCACCCGGATCCTCCGTTATGCTGCCT TTCCGCTTCGGCCAGAGTGGAGGAGATAAGGGTCCCGCCGTGTCTGCTCAGGAAGCCCAAGCTGCCGCCATTTTGTCTCAGGCCAGG ATGGCTCTGAAAGGACCTCCTGGACCAATGGGATTCACCGGACGTCCCGGACCCCTG GGAAATCCAGGAAGTCACGGTCTAAAAGGAGAAAGTGGAGATCCTGGTCCTCAG GGACCCAGGGGAACTCAAGGTTTGATGGGACCACCAGGCAAAGCTGGAAGGAGA GGCCGCGCTGGAGCTGATGGAGCCCGGGGAATGCCCGGAGAGACAGGCACTAAG GGTGACCGCGGATTTGATGGTCTTCCCGGTTTGCCAGGCGACAAAGGACACAGG GGCGATACTGGATCACTGGGACCCCTAGGACCTCAAGGAGAGGACGGCGAAAGG GGCGACGACGGTGAGGTCGGACCCAGAGGTGTCCCCGGCGAAGCT GGACCTCGTGGCTTGCTCGGCCCTAAAGGTCCTCCAGGAATTCCCGGCCCTCCT GGCGTTCGAGGAAATGATGGGCCCGTTGGTCCTAAGGGCAACCTG GGTCCTCAAGGAGAGCCCGGACCTCCAGGTCAGCAGGGGACATCAGGAACTCAG ggAATGCCAGGACCTCAGGGACCCAATGGACCTCCAGGAGAGAAG GGGCCCACGGGAAAACCAGGTCTGCCAGGAATGCCAGGCGCCGACGGCCCTCCT GGTCACCCAGGAAAAGAGGGACCCACTGGCACCAAAGGAAACCAG GGCCCCAACGGCCCTCAAGGAGCTATCGGTTATCCTGGCCCTCGTGGTATCAAG GGCGAGCAAGGAATCCGAGGACTGAAGGGTCACAAGGGAGAGAAG GGAGAAGACGGCTTCCCCGGAATCAAGGGAGACTTTGGTGTCAAAGGAGAGAGG GGTGAGATCGGCGTGTCAGGCCCCAGAGGAGAAGACGGTCCTGAGGGGCCAAAGGGACGAGTCGGACCCCCCGGTGAGCTCGGTCCCCTCGGTCCTATCGGAGAGAAG GGAAAACTTGGCGTTCCCGGACTTCCCGGCTACCCCGGAAGACAAGGACCCAAG GGATCTCTAGGATCTCCAGGATTCCCTGGCTCAAATGGCGAGAAAGGAACAAGG GGTCTGGCaggaaaagcaggcccaagaGGACAAAGAGGACCAACA GGTCCCAGAGGACAGCGAGGACCACGAGGCGCCACTGGAAAGCCAGGCGCTAAG GGAACTTCAGGAAGTGACGGCCCCCCTGGTCCACTTGGAGAGAGG GGACTGCCCGGACCTCAAGGAGCCAACGGATTCCCCGGACCAAAGGGACCTCCT GGACCACCAGGAAAGGATGGACTGCCCGGACACCCCGGACAGAGAGGCGAAGTT ggtttccaaggaaaGATGGGTCCACCAGGACCTCCTGGAGTCGTGGGACCTCAG GGTCCATCTGGAGAGACCGGCCCCTTGGGCGAGCGTGGCCATCCCGGACCCCCGGGTCCACCTGGAGAGCAGGGACTTTCTGGCCCATCAGGCAAGGAAGGCACAAAGGGAGACCCGGGCCCCCCAGGAGGTCCAGGTAAAGATGGACCCCCTGGACTGAGAGGCTTCCCTGGAGAGAGAGGACTGCCTGGTACCCCC ggcGGTGGAGGACTGAAGGGAAGCGAAGGACCTGCTGGACCTCCTGGACCTGCT GGATCTCCTGGAGAGAGAGGGCCCGCTGGCACTGCCGGACCTGTCGGACCCCCTGGTAGACCAGGCCCACAAGGACCCCCTGGCAACGCTGGAGAGAAAGGTGTTCCT GGTGAGAAAGGCCCAATCGGCCCTGCCGGTCGGGATGGAGTTCAAGGTCCAGTGGGTCTTCCGGGCCCTGCTGGATCCCCAGGAGGACCTGGAGAGGATGGCGACAAG GGTGAGGTGGGCGAGCCTGGTCAGAAGGGAGCCAAGGGTGGCAAAGGAGAGCAT GGACCTCCTGGTCCACCCGGGCCCATGGGTCCCGTCGGCCAACCTGGTCCAGCC GGTGCTGATGGAGAGCTCGGTCCAAGGGGACAACAGGGGCCTTTTGGTGCCAAAGGAGATGAAGGATCCCGAGGATTCCCCGGTGCACCCGGACCCATCGGACTGCAGGGACTGCCAGGACCACCAGGCGAGAAGGGAGAGAACGGAGACGTTGGACCTCTG GGACCTCCTGGCCCACCAGGACCTCGCGGCCCTGCTGGACCCAACGGTGCTGAT GGCCCTCAAGGTCCTCCTGGAGGTTTGGGTAATCCTGGACCTAGTGGAGAGAAG GGAGAGCCTGGAGAGGCTGGGCCACCTGGAATCGGAGGAGAACCAGGAAAGAAG GGTCCTCGAGGCGAGCGCGGAGAGAAGGGAGAGGCCGGACAACCTGGAACGGCTGGCGCCGCTGGAGGACGAGGAAGGCCTGGAGATGATGGACCTAAAGGAAACCCT GGCCCAGTTGGCTTCCCCGGTGATCCTGGTCCCCCCGGTGAGGTCGGACCCAGA GGtcaagatggtgccaaaggaGAGCAAGGAGAAAATGGCGAACAGGGAGAATCT GGCTCGCCCGGTCCACCCGGAGAGAACGGACCTCCTGGCCCACCAGGAAAGAGA GGTCCTGCTGGAACAAGAGGACCTGAGGGACGGCAAGGAGAGAAGGGAACCAAG GGCGAAACGGGTGCCCTCGGCCCACCAGGAAAGACAGGTCCCGTCGGTCCTCAAGGCCAACCAGGAAAACCAGGAACTGAGGGTCTGCGAGGTCTTCCCGGATCAGTG GGTGAGCAAGGATCTCCTGGCCCTGCAGGACCAAAGGGACCACCCGGACCTGTT GGACCTCCGGGTTTGCTTGGTCTGCGTGGAGACCCCGGTGCTAAAGGAGAGAAGGGACATCCAGGTCTTATTGGACTTATCGGACCTCCGGGAGAACAGGGAGAGAAGGGAGACCGAGGTCTACCCGGACCTCATGGAACTGGCGGACCCAAGGGAGAAACT GGAATGCCTGGAGGCACCGGACCTCTCGGCCCTGCTGGTCCTCCTGGTCCTCCT GGTCCTCAAGGAGTCAAAGGAGCTAAGGGTGCCTCT GGAGGATCTGGTCCCAAAGGAGAAAAGGGTGTTCCAGGAGTTCCAGGACTTCCT GGCCCACCTGGTGAGGTCATCCAGCCGCTCCCCATCCAGAGGAGTCCCAAGTCCAAGCGCTCCATCGACGCCAGCCAAATGGTCCCCGACCTGGAGATGCCCGCCTCCGACACCGCCGGCGCCGAGTTCTTGATGCCCAGCGAGGGCATGGAAGAGATCTTCGGTTCCCTCAACTCACTACGACAGGAGATCGAGACCATGCGCTTCCCGATGGGAACGCAGGACAGTCCCGCAAGAACCTGCCAGGATCTCCGCCTCAGCCAGCCTGAGCTCCAAGACG GAGAGTACTGGATTGACCCCAACCAGGGCTGCTCCAGAGATTCCTTCAAGATCTTCTGTAACTTCACCAGCGGTGAGACGTGCCTGTATCCTAACAAGAACATCAACATG GTGAAGATGGACTCGTGGGAAAAAGAGACTCCAGGTTCCTGGTACAGTGAGTTTGCCACCGGCGGAAAG TTCTCCTACGTGGACTCTGACGGCGAGCCAGTGGGCGTGGTCCAGTTGGGATTCCTGCGCCTCCTGAGCGTGGTCGCCCGCCAAAACCTGACCTACCACTGCCACCGCTCGGTGGCCTGGGCCGACCAGAGCGCCAAGGACAACCACGATAGGGCGCTGCACTTCCAGGCCGCTAACGAAGAGGAGCTGAGCTACGAGACCAACCCGTACATCAAAGCGCTGGTGGACGGATGTTCT TATCGCAAAGGCTTCGACAGGACGGTGCTGGAGATCAACACGCCACAGGTGGAACATCTTCCTCTGCTGGACATCAAAGTGTCGGACTTTGGGGAGAGTAACCAACAGTTTGGATTTGAAGTGGGACCTGTGTGCTTCCAAGGCTAA
- the col11a2 gene encoding collagen alpha-2(XI) chain isoform X3, translating into MDIANCPFRKKRRPWSPDLTSVALVALVLALCQSTLAQAEPVDVLKAMQVTTLPEGVKKVPGFCTSRRSSSPDHAYRISKKAQISAPTKQLFSGRFPENFSIMALVKAHAGLQAFLLSVYSEQGVQQLGVELGRSPVFLYEDQHGKPAPEDYPLFKGVNLADGKWHRIAISVSKKNVTLMLDCKKKMTRALPRSNNAEVDTNGITVFGARLLDEEVFQGDIQQLLIAPNAQAAYDFCEHYSPDCDSPLPKTQAQDPNTYDVDTEYTEADNTPTETDYFYEETLPEPEGEAVTQEENPTQQSQVEETALAGEEETALAGEEVDSMAFNGVEEDRFTEEYVTGDVGQKEYDYSYREYGEPRPETREVEGHFGHALSAVTDEAGAAIRGQKGEKGEPAVLEPGMLIEGPPGSEGPAGPTGPPGSSGPPGSVGDPGERGPPGKGGLPGADGVPGPPGSSVMLPFRFGQSGGDKGPAVSAQEAQAAAILSQARMALKGPPGPMGFTGRPGPLGNPGSHGLKGESGDPGPQGPRGTQGLMGPPGKAGRRGRAGADGARGMPGETGTKGDRGFDGLPGLPGDKGHRGDTGSLGPLGPQGEDGERGDDGEVGPRGVPGEAGPRGLLGPKGPPGIPGPPGVRGNDGPVGPKGNLGPQGEPGPPGQQGTSGTQGMPGPQGPNGPPGEKGPTGKPGLPGMPGADGPPGHPGKEGPTGTKGNQGPNGPQGAIGYPGPRGIKGEQGIRGLKGHKGEKGEDGFPGIKGDFGVKGERGEIGVSGPRGEDGPEGPKGRVGPPGELGPLGPIGEKGKLGVPGLPGYPGRQGPKGSLGSPGFPGSNGEKGTRGLAGKAGPRGQRGPTGPRGQRGPRGATGKPGAKGTSGSDGPPGPLGERGLPGPQGANGFPGPKGPPGPPGKDGLPGHPGQRGEVGFQGKMGPPGPPGVVGPQGPSGETGPLGERGHPGPPGPPGEQGLSGPSGKEGTKGDPGPPGGPGKDGPPGLRGFPGERGLPGTPGGGGLKGSEGPAGPPGPAGSPGERGPAGTAGPVGPPGRPGPQGPPGNAGEKGVPGEKGPIGPAGRDGVQGPVGLPGPAGSPGGPGEDGDKGEVGEPGQKGAKGGKGEHGPPGPPGPMGPVGQPGPAGADGELGPRGQQGPFGAKGDEGSRGFPGAPGPIGLQGLPGPPGEKGENGDVGPLGPPGPPGPRGPAGPNGADGPQGPPGGLGNPGPSGEKGEPGEAGPPGIGGEPGKKGPRGERGEKGEAGQPGTAGAAGGRGRPGDDGPKGNPGPVGFPGDPGPPGEVGPRGQDGAKGEQGENGEQGESGSPGPPGENGPPGPPGKRGPAGTRGPEGRQGEKGTKGETGALGPPGKTGPVGPQGQPGKPGTEGLRGLPGSVGEQGSPGPAGPKGPPGPVGPPGLLGLRGDPGAKGEKGHPGLIGLIGPPGEQGEKGDRGLPGPHGTGGPKGETGMPGGTGPLGPAGPPGPPGPQGVKGAKGASGGSGPKGEKGVPGVPGLPGPPGEVIQPLPIQRSPKSKRSIDASQMVPDLEMPASDTAGAEFLMPSEGMEEIFGSLNSLRQEIETMRFPMGTQDSPARTCQDLRLSQPELQDGEYWIDPNQGCSRDSFKIFCNFTSGETCLYPNKNINMVKMDSWEKETPGSWYSEFATGGKFSYVDSDGEPVGVVQLGFLRLLSVVARQNLTYHCHRSVAWADQSAKDNHDRALHFQAANEEELSYETNPYIKALVDGCSYRKGFDRTVLEINTPQVEHLPLLDIKVSDFGESNQQFGFEVGPVCFQG; encoded by the exons ATGGATATTGCAAATTGCCCCTTCCGGAAGAAACGGAGGCCGTGGAGCCCGGACCTGACCTCCGTGGCCCTTGTGGCCCTGGTGCTCGCGCTATGCCAGAGCACCCTGGCGCAGGCAG AACCCGTGGACGTACTGAAGGCCATGCAGGTTACCACCCTCCCTGAGGGCGTGAAGAAAGTCCCGGGCTTCTGCACGTCCCGCCGCTCCAGCAGCCCCGACCACGCCTACCGCATCAGCAAGAAGGCCCAGATCTCAGCCCCCACTAAGCAGCTCTTCTCAG GTCGCTTCCCGGAGAACTTCTCCATTATGGCGCTGGTGAAGGCCCACGCCGGTCTCCAGGCTTTCCTGCTCTCAGTCTACAGCGAGCAGGGCGTTCAGCAGCTGGGCGTTGAGCTCGGCCGCTCGCCCGTCTTCCTGTACGAGGATCAGCACGGCAAgccggcccccgaggactacCCGCTCTTCAAGGGCGTCAACCTGGCTGACGGCAA GTGGCACCGCATTGCAATCTCCGTGTCCAAGAAGAACGTGACACTGATGCTGGACTGCAAGAAGAAGATGACCCGAGCTTTGCCTCGTAGCAACAACGCCGAGGTGGACACCAACGGCATCACCGTTTTCGGAGCCCGCCTGCTCGACGAGGAAGTGTTCCAG GGAGACATCCAGCAGCTTCTGATCGCCCCCAACGCTCAGGCCGCTTATGACTTCTGTGAGCACTACAGCCCCGACTGCGACTCCCCCCTGCCTAAGACGCAGGCGCAAGACCCCAACACATAT GATGTAGACACTGAATATACCGAGGCTGACAACACCCCCACAGAGACCGATTATTTCTATGAGGAGACGCTGCCAGAGCCCGAGGGTGAGGCGGTCACACAGGAAGAGAACCCCACGCAG CAGTCGCAGGTGGAGGAGACGGCTCTGGCGGGGGAGGAGGAGACGGCTCTGGCGGGGGAGGAGGTGGACTCCATGGCTTTCAACGGCGTCGAAGAGGACCGCTTCACCGAGGAGTATGTGACTGGCGACGTGGGCCAGAAGGAATACGACTATTCCTATCGGGAGTACGGCGAGCCCAGGCCCGAGACCCGAGAGGTGGAAGGCCACTTTGGCCACGCCCTGTCCGCTGTGACAGACGAGGCAGGC GCGGCCATCAGAGGACAGAAGGGTGAGAAAGGAGAGCCCGCCGTGCTCGAACCT GGCATGCTGATCGAGGGACCACCTGGATCTGAAGGCCCTGCT GGACCTACCGGTCCCCCTGGTAGCTCCGGTCCTCCTGGCTCTGTCGGCGATCCCGGTGAGAGG GGACCTCCCGGTAAGGGCGGTCTGCCCGGTGCCGACGGTGTTCCCGGACCACCCGGATCCTCCGTTATGCTGCCT TTCCGCTTCGGCCAGAGTGGAGGAGATAAGGGTCCCGCCGTGTCTGCTCAGGAAGCCCAAGCTGCCGCCATTTTGTCTCAGGCCAGG ATGGCTCTGAAAGGACCTCCTGGACCAATGGGATTCACCGGACGTCCCGGACCCCTG GGAAATCCAGGAAGTCACGGTCTAAAAGGAGAAAGTGGAGATCCTGGTCCTCAG GGACCCAGGGGAACTCAAGGTTTGATGGGACCACCAGGCAAAGCTGGAAGGAGA GGCCGCGCTGGAGCTGATGGAGCCCGGGGAATGCCCGGAGAGACAGGCACTAAG GGTGACCGCGGATTTGATGGTCTTCCCGGTTTGCCAGGCGACAAAGGACACAGG GGCGATACTGGATCACTGGGACCCCTAGGACCTCAAGGAGAGGACGGCGAAAGG GGCGACGACGGTGAGGTCGGACCCAGAGGTGTCCCCGGCGAAGCT GGACCTCGTGGCTTGCTCGGCCCTAAAGGTCCTCCAGGAATTCCCGGCCCTCCT GGCGTTCGAGGAAATGATGGGCCCGTTGGTCCTAAGGGCAACCTG GGTCCTCAAGGAGAGCCCGGACCTCCAGGTCAGCAGGGGACATCAGGAACTCAG ggAATGCCAGGACCTCAGGGACCCAATGGACCTCCAGGAGAGAAG GGGCCCACGGGAAAACCAGGTCTGCCAGGAATGCCAGGCGCCGACGGCCCTCCT GGTCACCCAGGAAAAGAGGGACCCACTGGCACCAAAGGAAACCAG GGCCCCAACGGCCCTCAAGGAGCTATCGGTTATCCTGGCCCTCGTGGTATCAAG GGCGAGCAAGGAATCCGAGGACTGAAGGGTCACAAGGGAGAGAAG GGAGAAGACGGCTTCCCCGGAATCAAGGGAGACTTTGGTGTCAAAGGAGAGAGG GGTGAGATCGGCGTGTCAGGCCCCAGAGGAGAAGACGGTCCTGAGGGGCCAAAGGGACGAGTCGGACCCCCCGGTGAGCTCGGTCCCCTCGGTCCTATCGGAGAGAAG GGAAAACTTGGCGTTCCCGGACTTCCCGGCTACCCCGGAAGACAAGGACCCAAG GGATCTCTAGGATCTCCAGGATTCCCTGGCTCAAATGGCGAGAAAGGAACAAGG GGTCTGGCaggaaaagcaggcccaagaGGACAAAGAGGACCAACA GGTCCCAGAGGACAGCGAGGACCACGAGGCGCCACTGGAAAGCCAGGCGCTAAG GGAACTTCAGGAAGTGACGGCCCCCCTGGTCCACTTGGAGAGAGG GGACTGCCCGGACCTCAAGGAGCCAACGGATTCCCCGGACCAAAGGGACCTCCT GGACCACCAGGAAAGGATGGACTGCCCGGACACCCCGGACAGAGAGGCGAAGTT ggtttccaaggaaaGATGGGTCCACCAGGACCTCCTGGAGTCGTGGGACCTCAG GGTCCATCTGGAGAGACCGGCCCCTTGGGCGAGCGTGGCCATCCCGGACCCCCGGGTCCACCTGGAGAGCAGGGACTTTCTGGCCCATCAGGCAAGGAAGGCACAAAGGGAGACCCGGGCCCCCCAGGAGGTCCAGGTAAAGATGGACCCCCTGGACTGAGAGGCTTCCCTGGAGAGAGAGGACTGCCTGGTACCCCC ggcGGTGGAGGACTGAAGGGAAGCGAAGGACCTGCTGGACCTCCTGGACCTGCT GGATCTCCTGGAGAGAGAGGGCCCGCTGGCACTGCCGGACCTGTCGGACCCCCTGGTAGACCAGGCCCACAAGGACCCCCTGGCAACGCTGGAGAGAAAGGTGTTCCT GGTGAGAAAGGCCCAATCGGCCCTGCCGGTCGGGATGGAGTTCAAGGTCCAGTGGGTCTTCCGGGCCCTGCTGGATCCCCAGGAGGACCTGGAGAGGATGGCGACAAG GGTGAGGTGGGCGAGCCTGGTCAGAAGGGAGCCAAGGGTGGCAAAGGAGAGCAT GGACCTCCTGGTCCACCCGGGCCCATGGGTCCCGTCGGCCAACCTGGTCCAGCC GGTGCTGATGGAGAGCTCGGTCCAAGGGGACAACAGGGGCCTTTTGGTGCCAAAGGAGATGAAGGATCCCGAGGATTCCCCGGTGCACCCGGACCCATCGGACTGCAGGGACTGCCAGGACCACCAGGCGAGAAGGGAGAGAACGGAGACGTTGGACCTCTG GGACCTCCTGGCCCACCAGGACCTCGCGGCCCTGCTGGACCCAACGGTGCTGAT GGCCCTCAAGGTCCTCCTGGAGGTTTGGGTAATCCTGGACCTAGTGGAGAGAAG GGAGAGCCTGGAGAGGCTGGGCCACCTGGAATCGGAGGAGAACCAGGAAAGAAG GGTCCTCGAGGCGAGCGCGGAGAGAAGGGAGAGGCCGGACAACCTGGAACGGCTGGCGCCGCTGGAGGACGAGGAAGGCCTGGAGATGATGGACCTAAAGGAAACCCT GGCCCAGTTGGCTTCCCCGGTGATCCTGGTCCCCCCGGTGAGGTCGGACCCAGA GGtcaagatggtgccaaaggaGAGCAAGGAGAAAATGGCGAACAGGGAGAATCT GGCTCGCCCGGTCCACCCGGAGAGAACGGACCTCCTGGCCCACCAGGAAAGAGA GGTCCTGCTGGAACAAGAGGACCTGAGGGACGGCAAGGAGAGAAGGGAACCAAG GGCGAAACGGGTGCCCTCGGCCCACCAGGAAAGACAGGTCCCGTCGGTCCTCAAGGCCAACCAGGAAAACCAGGAACTGAGGGTCTGCGAGGTCTTCCCGGATCAGTG GGTGAGCAAGGATCTCCTGGCCCTGCAGGACCAAAGGGACCACCCGGACCTGTT GGACCTCCGGGTTTGCTTGGTCTGCGTGGAGACCCCGGTGCTAAAGGAGAGAAGGGACATCCAGGTCTTATTGGACTTATCGGACCTCCGGGAGAACAGGGAGAGAAGGGAGACCGAGGTCTACCCGGACCTCATGGAACTGGCGGACCCAAGGGAGAAACT GGAATGCCTGGAGGCACCGGACCTCTCGGCCCTGCTGGTCCTCCTGGTCCTCCT GGTCCTCAAGGAGTCAAAGGAGCTAAGGGTGCCTCT GGAGGATCTGGTCCCAAAGGAGAAAAGGGTGTTCCAGGAGTTCCAGGACTTCCT GGCCCACCTGGTGAGGTCATCCAGCCGCTCCCCATCCAGAGGAGTCCCAAGTCCAAGCGCTCCATCGACGCCAGCCAAATGGTCCCCGACCTGGAGATGCCCGCCTCCGACACCGCCGGCGCCGAGTTCTTGATGCCCAGCGAGGGCATGGAAGAGATCTTCGGTTCCCTCAACTCACTACGACAGGAGATCGAGACCATGCGCTTCCCGATGGGAACGCAGGACAGTCCCGCAAGAACCTGCCAGGATCTCCGCCTCAGCCAGCCTGAGCTCCAAGACG GAGAGTACTGGATTGACCCCAACCAGGGCTGCTCCAGAGATTCCTTCAAGATCTTCTGTAACTTCACCAGCGGTGAGACGTGCCTGTATCCTAACAAGAACATCAACATG GTGAAGATGGACTCGTGGGAAAAAGAGACTCCAGGTTCCTGGTACAGTGAGTTTGCCACCGGCGGAAAG TTCTCCTACGTGGACTCTGACGGCGAGCCAGTGGGCGTGGTCCAGTTGGGATTCCTGCGCCTCCTGAGCGTGGTCGCCCGCCAAAACCTGACCTACCACTGCCACCGCTCGGTGGCCTGGGCCGACCAGAGCGCCAAGGACAACCACGATAGGGCGCTGCACTTCCAGGCCGCTAACGAAGAGGAGCTGAGCTACGAGACCAACCCGTACATCAAAGCGCTGGTGGACGGATGTTCT TATCGCAAAGGCTTCGACAGGACGGTGCTGGAGATCAACACGCCACAGGTGGAACATCTTCCTCTGCTGGACATCAAAGTGTCGGACTTTGGGGAGAGTAACCAACAGTTTGGATTTGAAGTGGGACCTGTGTGCTTCCAAGGCTAA